Proteins encoded in a region of the Verrucomicrobiia bacterium genome:
- the panB gene encoding 3-methyl-2-oxobutanoate hydroxymethyltransferase, which produces MLPRWKAEGRRIAALTAYDYPMTRMLDEAGVPVLLVGDSLGMVVLGYPDTTHVTLDEMEHHVRAAARARPRALLVGDLPYGSYDEPDRAVVSARRLMAAGAEAVKAEGGCMILPSVRAIVEDGIPFMGHLGMLPQHVLEEGGYRIKGRDEVQRRALMEDARALEETGAFAVVLELVVPAVAGELTGGLKIPTIGIGSGPDCDGQILVTHDLVGTFPWFTPRFVRRRLEAAALMRDAVREWRAGVESGQAPEVV; this is translated from the coding sequence ATGCTGCCGCGGTGGAAGGCCGAGGGACGGCGGATTGCGGCGTTGACGGCCTATGACTATCCGATGACCCGGATGCTGGATGAGGCGGGGGTGCCGGTGCTGCTGGTGGGGGATTCGTTGGGGATGGTGGTGCTGGGGTATCCGGACACGACCCACGTGACGCTGGACGAGATGGAGCATCACGTGCGGGCGGCGGCGCGGGCGCGACCGAGGGCACTGCTGGTTGGGGATCTGCCATACGGCAGTTACGACGAGCCGGACCGGGCGGTGGTGAGCGCGCGACGATTAATGGCTGCCGGCGCGGAGGCGGTGAAGGCGGAGGGTGGGTGCATGATTCTGCCGTCGGTGCGGGCGATCGTGGAGGACGGCATTCCGTTCATGGGGCATCTGGGGATGCTTCCGCAGCATGTGCTGGAAGAGGGCGGGTACCGGATCAAGGGGCGGGACGAGGTCCAGCGCCGGGCGTTGATGGAGGACGCCCGGGCCCTGGAGGAAACCGGGGCGTTCGCCGTGGTTCTCGAGTTGGTGGTGCCTGCGGTGGCCGGAGAACTCACGGGGGGGTTGAAGATCCCGACGATCGGGATCGGTTCGGGCCCGGATTGCGACGGGCAGATCCTGGTGACCCACGACCTGGTGGGGACCTTCCCGTGGTTCACTCCCAGGTTTGTGCGGCGACGGTTGGAGGCGGCGGCGCTGATGCGGGACGCCGTGCGGGAATGGCGGGCCGGGGTGGAATCCGGGCAGGCACCGGAAGTCGTGTGA
- a CDS encoding ankyrin repeat domain-containing protein, producing MSLKALTVLSWSLWGVLALGVAVVSAMLLTERRHSPELGREASVGLVVILVALLAAAGLILHLLARKQSFAGLVIVSLFFASPLVLILARQAKFSLVTWLARREFARIGAHSDPVAAPMARAILADDAPALALLLRSHSPPPAVRDRAGLDLVALACVAMVQSKASAEPLRILLDAGADPAASRLPEDLPLVGFLVLNADRAPHAADGLTLLLAHGLDPNTPLPRSGDLPLALAARHLDLVRILLDHGADPDRLDGNGDSLVVRFIGTQAWDAALLLIERGAALDHVSSAGTSVDYYLREWRNGVHGEPSPEWDRVRAAIDRRRQPVPPSP from the coding sequence ATGTCGCTCAAGGCGCTCACGGTCCTCAGTTGGTCCCTCTGGGGCGTTCTCGCCCTCGGCGTGGCCGTCGTGTCGGCGATGCTCCTGACCGAACGCCGCCACAGCCCCGAACTCGGCCGCGAAGCCTCCGTCGGCCTCGTCGTCATCCTCGTCGCCCTCCTCGCTGCGGCCGGGCTCATCCTCCACCTCCTCGCCCGCAAACAGTCCTTCGCCGGGCTGGTCATCGTCTCCCTCTTCTTCGCGTCACCCCTCGTCCTCATCCTCGCGCGCCAGGCAAAGTTCAGCCTCGTCACCTGGCTCGCCCGACGCGAATTCGCCCGCATCGGCGCCCATTCCGACCCGGTGGCCGCCCCGATGGCCCGTGCCATCCTTGCCGATGACGCCCCTGCCCTGGCGCTCCTGCTTCGATCCCATTCCCCGCCCCCCGCCGTCCGCGACCGGGCCGGGCTCGACCTCGTCGCCCTGGCCTGTGTCGCCATGGTCCAGTCGAAGGCCAGCGCCGAACCCCTGCGCATCCTCCTCGATGCCGGGGCCGACCCCGCCGCCTCCCGCCTGCCCGAGGACCTTCCCCTGGTCGGCTTCCTTGTCCTCAACGCCGACCGCGCGCCCCACGCCGCCGATGGCCTGACCCTCCTGCTCGCGCACGGTCTCGACCCCAATACCCCGCTGCCGCGTTCCGGCGATCTCCCCCTCGCCCTCGCCGCAAGGCACCTGGATCTGGTCCGCATCCTCCTCGACCACGGCGCGGACCCGGACCGCCTCGATGGCAACGGGGACAGCCTGGTGGTTCGCTTCATCGGAACCCAGGCCTGGGACGCCGCCCTGCTCCTGATCGAACGGGGCGCCGCCCTCGACCACGTTTCCTCGGCGGGCACGTCCGTGGACTACTACCTCCGTGAATGGCGCAACGGCGTCCATGGCGAACCCTCTCCCGAATGGGACCGCGTCCGGGCCGCCATCGACCGACGCCGCCAGCCCGTGCCACCCTCACCCTGA
- a CDS encoding class I SAM-dependent methyltransferase produces the protein MNEAIGEGAFARKQMGSRSRLIAWSHAARFRTALELSREFAGKRVLDYGCGDGTYLALLMESGQAPREAVGAEVAGDLIESNRRRFGGREGLSFVRVDELDSGAWEGAFDAVVCMEVLEHLPDFEVCLASFERWLASGGTLLVSVPVEIGASAVIKQAVRTLNGWRGVGDYPGTTPHTAGELWRAVWAGEAQHVERPLHRSALGPLLHDHKGFNWKRLRAAMRRRFRVGPVRTSPVRWLPAFVASQVWLTGTRG, from the coding sequence ATGAACGAAGCGATCGGGGAGGGCGCATTTGCCCGGAAGCAGATGGGCTCGCGGAGCCGGTTGATTGCGTGGAGTCATGCGGCGCGGTTTCGCACGGCGCTGGAACTGAGCCGGGAGTTTGCGGGGAAGCGGGTGCTCGACTACGGCTGCGGGGACGGGACGTACCTGGCGTTGCTGATGGAATCCGGGCAGGCACCGCGGGAGGCGGTGGGTGCGGAGGTGGCGGGCGACCTGATCGAGAGCAACCGGCGGCGGTTCGGGGGGCGGGAGGGGCTGTCGTTCGTGAGGGTGGACGAACTGGATTCCGGAGCGTGGGAGGGGGCCTTCGATGCGGTGGTGTGCATGGAAGTGCTGGAACATCTGCCCGACTTCGAGGTGTGCCTGGCGTCGTTTGAACGGTGGCTGGCGTCCGGGGGAACGTTGCTGGTGTCGGTGCCCGTGGAGATCGGGGCATCGGCGGTGATCAAGCAGGCGGTGCGGACGCTGAACGGGTGGCGGGGGGTGGGGGATTATCCGGGGACGACGCCGCACACGGCGGGGGAGTTGTGGCGGGCGGTGTGGGCGGGCGAGGCGCAGCATGTGGAACGTCCGCTGCACCGGAGCGCATTGGGGCCCCTGCTGCACGACCACAAGGGGTTCAACTGGAAGCGGCTTCGGGCGGCGATGCGCCGGAGGTTCCGGGTGGGGCCCGTCCGGACGTCGCCGGTGCGGTGGTTGCCGGCGTTCGTGGCGAGCCAGGTGTGGTTGACCGGGACCCGGGGATGA
- a CDS encoding glycosyltransferase family 4 protein yields MRLALVVHDFDPGLGQGRYGIELARRLAVRHRVEIVSSRFAVEREPGWEYRPVRAWRRTSLLTVFSFLAGATWAMRGRAYDVIHAQGLTCWNADVITAHVCNAARRLAQRPATVRERVFAGLVHPVEAAFYRQRRATHAIAVSARVAEELARHYGWRRPMSVIHHGIDTAMFRPPVDDGERGRCRARYGVGAGERMWLFVGEATKGLATAIEVLRDFPGVRLVAVTRSAAGWYAARAEELGVAGRLALRGPEVEVARAYRAADVFVYPSRYDAFGMVVAEAMASGLPVVVGRDIGAAEWVEDGVNGLKVDAGDGVAWREALKRLESDAGFGRRLGEAARRTAMSYSWDSRAAATEAVYEAVARLRVGDAGGRGP; encoded by the coding sequence ATGAGGCTGGCGCTGGTGGTGCATGACTTCGATCCCGGGTTGGGACAGGGACGGTATGGGATCGAACTGGCGCGCCGGCTGGCGGTCCGGCACCGGGTCGAGATCGTGTCCAGCCGGTTTGCGGTGGAGCGGGAACCGGGATGGGAGTACCGGCCGGTTCGGGCGTGGCGGAGGACGTCGCTGCTGACGGTGTTCAGTTTTCTGGCGGGGGCGACCTGGGCGATGCGGGGACGGGCCTATGACGTGATTCATGCGCAGGGATTGACCTGTTGGAATGCTGATGTGATTACGGCGCACGTGTGCAATGCGGCGCGACGTCTGGCGCAGCGGCCGGCGACGGTGCGTGAGCGGGTGTTTGCGGGGCTGGTGCATCCGGTCGAGGCGGCGTTTTACCGGCAGCGTCGGGCGACGCATGCGATCGCGGTTTCGGCGCGGGTGGCTGAGGAACTGGCGCGCCATTACGGGTGGCGCCGTCCGATGAGCGTCATCCACCACGGCATTGACACGGCGATGTTTCGTCCGCCGGTGGACGATGGGGAACGGGGGCGGTGCCGGGCGCGATACGGGGTGGGGGCGGGGGAGCGGATGTGGTTGTTCGTGGGCGAGGCGACCAAGGGACTGGCAACGGCGATCGAGGTGTTGCGGGACTTCCCCGGGGTTCGGCTGGTGGCGGTGACGCGGTCGGCGGCGGGCTGGTACGCGGCGCGGGCGGAGGAGCTTGGGGTGGCCGGGCGGTTGGCGTTGCGGGGGCCGGAGGTGGAGGTGGCCCGGGCATATCGGGCGGCGGATGTCTTTGTGTATCCATCGCGGTACGACGCCTTCGGGATGGTGGTGGCGGAGGCGATGGCGTCGGGGCTGCCGGTGGTGGTGGGGCGTGACATTGGGGCGGCGGAATGGGTGGAGGACGGGGTGAACGGATTGAAGGTCGATGCCGGCGATGGGGTGGCATGGCGGGAGGCGCTGAAGCGGCTGGAGTCGGACGCCGGGTTCGGGCGGCGTCTGGGGGAGGCGGCCCGACGGACGGCGATGAGTTACTCGTGGGACAGCCGGGCGGCGGCGACCGAGGCGGTGTATGAGGCGGTGGCAAGACTTCGGGTGGGAGACGCTGGGGGGAGGGGGCCATGA
- a CDS encoding glycosyltransferase, with amino-acid sequence MKSNRPTMGGVTMLVHGGAGSVEAQRARELARGLGPPDGGVTILLREGGRWATAIRWWRALREGRPGLVYVINTAMPGGWLVPWWARRTGGRYVLDTGDAVYEMARASGIGAGWRLPLLRWIEGRVQGGATAIVVRGTRHREWLLVQGYRRVELIRDGYVDPGPIGSDVLERVRRRLGLPDGLVVGVLGSTVYSPRLGICYGWDLIGALARLGDEAGVSGLIVGDGDGLPWLRGEARRLGVEDRVRFAGRIPYEEVQPTVRLFDIAVSTQTNNLAGQVRTTGKLPEYMAAGRFIVASRVGEAPLLLPEPMLLNFEGAVDRGYPERLAARIREVRERQDWRELARRLPERARAECGYEVLRGRFAALVRSLTGGDGGTGKGEAA; translated from the coding sequence ATGAAGTCGAATCGACCGACCATGGGCGGGGTGACGATGCTGGTGCACGGGGGTGCGGGCAGTGTGGAGGCGCAGCGGGCGCGGGAGCTGGCCCGGGGACTGGGACCACCGGACGGGGGGGTGACGATCCTGCTGCGGGAAGGGGGCCGGTGGGCGACGGCGATCCGGTGGTGGCGGGCGTTGCGCGAAGGGCGACCGGGGTTGGTGTACGTGATCAACACGGCGATGCCCGGGGGCTGGCTGGTTCCGTGGTGGGCGAGGCGGACGGGAGGGCGGTACGTGCTGGACACGGGGGATGCGGTGTACGAGATGGCGCGGGCTTCGGGGATTGGGGCGGGCTGGCGCCTGCCGTTGCTTCGGTGGATTGAAGGACGGGTCCAGGGGGGGGCGACGGCGATTGTGGTGCGGGGAACCCGGCACCGGGAATGGCTGCTGGTGCAGGGTTACCGGCGGGTGGAACTGATCCGGGACGGGTACGTTGATCCGGGCCCGATCGGAAGCGACGTGCTGGAGCGGGTGCGACGTCGGCTGGGGTTGCCGGACGGGTTGGTGGTGGGCGTGCTGGGGTCCACGGTGTACAGCCCGCGGCTGGGGATCTGTTACGGCTGGGACCTGATCGGGGCCCTGGCGCGGTTGGGGGATGAGGCTGGGGTGAGCGGGTTGATCGTGGGCGATGGCGACGGGTTGCCGTGGTTGCGCGGGGAGGCGCGGCGGCTCGGCGTGGAGGATCGGGTGCGGTTTGCGGGGAGGATACCGTACGAGGAGGTCCAGCCCACGGTGCGGTTGTTCGATATCGCGGTGTCCACGCAGACCAACAACCTGGCGGGGCAGGTGCGGACGACGGGCAAGCTGCCGGAGTACATGGCGGCGGGGCGGTTCATTGTGGCGAGCCGGGTGGGGGAGGCGCCGCTGCTTCTGCCCGAGCCGATGCTGCTGAATTTCGAGGGGGCGGTGGACCGGGGGTATCCGGAGCGGCTGGCGGCGAGGATCCGCGAGGTGCGGGAACGGCAGGACTGGCGGGAGCTGGCCCGGAGGTTGCCGGAACGGGCGCGTGCGGAATGCGGGTACGAGGTGTTGCGGGGGCGGTTTGCGGCGTTGGTGAGGTCGCTGACGGGAGGGGATGGCGGGACGGGGAAGGGGGAGGCGGCATGA
- a CDS encoding class I SAM-dependent methyltransferase: MSVDWEESACALCGELDGTSVLAIPQPDAPAGVAHLWQCRSCGLRRLNPRPSPGALGHYYALAQGYNAFLGRTRSPHVQRVWDFLRDAHSRPPSLRGWRRIVAPLAAPIARWAFDINLRLDGPRPPRVLEIGSGYGDILIYLQQRGCDVLGVDPSPQAAEAGRRHGIDIRVGCVADLQLPDASFDAVILCHSLEHVPDPNRELGEAARLLRPEGQLHLAVPNGHAVRLTLDGLHWAHLSHPLHLWYFDARSLTRLLARHRLVPIRPPVTTSRHHPFQHGCREFLHGQPLAATRQLLRFLSASLRTPDGGDVLRLIAAKSPTPDPAPPPVPDTPA, from the coding sequence GTGAGCGTGGACTGGGAAGAGAGCGCCTGCGCCCTCTGCGGCGAACTCGACGGCACATCCGTCCTCGCCATTCCCCAACCCGACGCCCCAGCCGGCGTCGCCCATCTCTGGCAGTGTCGCTCCTGCGGACTCCGTCGCCTGAACCCACGCCCCTCCCCGGGCGCCCTCGGCCACTACTACGCACTCGCCCAGGGCTACAACGCCTTCCTGGGACGCACCCGCTCCCCCCATGTGCAGCGGGTCTGGGATTTCCTTCGCGACGCCCACAGCCGGCCCCCATCCCTTCGCGGCTGGCGCCGGATCGTCGCCCCGCTGGCCGCCCCCATCGCCCGGTGGGCCTTCGACATCAATCTTCGCCTCGACGGCCCCCGCCCTCCCCGCGTCCTCGAGATCGGCTCAGGTTACGGCGACATCCTCATCTACCTCCAACAGCGCGGCTGCGACGTGCTCGGAGTCGATCCCAGTCCCCAGGCCGCGGAGGCCGGACGGCGCCACGGCATTGACATTCGGGTTGGGTGCGTCGCCGATCTCCAACTCCCCGACGCCTCCTTCGACGCCGTCATCCTCTGTCACAGCCTCGAACACGTGCCCGACCCCAACCGCGAACTCGGCGAAGCCGCCCGCCTCCTCCGGCCCGAAGGCCAGCTCCACCTCGCCGTGCCCAACGGCCACGCCGTGCGCCTCACCCTCGACGGCCTCCACTGGGCCCACCTCTCCCATCCCCTTCACCTCTGGTACTTTGATGCCCGCTCCCTCACCCGGCTCCTCGCCCGACACCGCCTCGTTCCCATCCGCCCCCCCGTGACCACCAGCCGGCATCACCCGTTCCAGCACGGGTGCCGTGAATTCCTCCACGGCCAACCGCTTGCCGCCACCCGCCAACTCCTCCGTTTCCTCAGCGCCTCCCTCCGCACCCCCGACGGCGGCGACGTCCTCCGCCTCATCGCCGCCAAGTCCCCAACGCCGGACCCCGCCCCTCCACCCGTTCCCGATACGCCCGCCTGA
- a CDS encoding S8 family serine peptidase produces MPLHWLARFLAAWLLLLLGPALAAEPPGNLRWDREHRRVDANFHDWPLDQVLERIASATNWRVLVEPGLNATVAARFEQRSEREALALLLGDLNFALLPGRDTPSRLLVFRSQSSLATVPIEPRATSPGAPESSQPIPNELIVRLKPDASITIEELARRLGARMAGSIDSLDAHRLVFDDAEAADSARALLAADDDVASVEANHPLSLPSRIDPLPGAIPPPLGLRARPITDGSSVIVALLDTSLPHGGLAHPDFLLPTVSLTPPSGVPTEGLTHASGMFETILQGLSVTQSGPDGTPVRILPIDIYGGRSQTSTFELAQGIVAALERGADILNLSLSGPNPSPVVQDVLRQASAAGVLAFAAPGNQPTGTPTYPAAYPDVLAVTASDHRGQIAPYANRGTFVDLIAPGTSIVPHAGEAFVVQGTSVSTAYASGLAAGLLAQPNTSPSTVTTHLHDRIGFRHLPP; encoded by the coding sequence ATGCCGCTGCACTGGCTCGCCCGCTTCCTCGCCGCCTGGCTCCTCCTGCTCCTGGGCCCGGCCCTCGCGGCCGAACCACCGGGCAACCTGCGCTGGGATCGCGAGCATCGGCGCGTGGACGCCAACTTTCACGACTGGCCCCTCGACCAGGTCCTCGAACGGATTGCCTCCGCCACCAATTGGCGCGTGCTCGTCGAACCCGGCCTGAATGCCACCGTGGCCGCCCGCTTCGAACAGCGCTCCGAACGCGAAGCGCTTGCCCTGCTCCTCGGCGACCTGAATTTCGCCCTGCTCCCCGGCCGCGACACCCCTTCCCGTCTCCTGGTCTTCCGTTCCCAGTCCTCGCTCGCCACCGTCCCGATCGAACCCCGCGCGACGTCGCCCGGTGCCCCTGAATCCTCCCAGCCCATCCCCAACGAGCTGATCGTCCGGCTCAAACCCGACGCCTCCATCACCATCGAGGAACTCGCCCGCCGCCTCGGAGCCCGCATGGCGGGCTCCATCGATTCCCTCGATGCCCACCGACTGGTCTTCGACGATGCCGAAGCCGCCGACTCCGCCCGTGCCCTGCTGGCTGCGGACGACGATGTCGCCTCGGTCGAAGCCAATCATCCCCTCAGCCTCCCCTCCCGCATCGATCCCCTTCCAGGCGCCATTCCGCCCCCGCTCGGACTTCGGGCCCGCCCGATCACCGACGGTTCCTCGGTCATCGTCGCCCTCCTCGACACCTCCCTGCCCCATGGCGGCTTGGCCCATCCGGATTTCCTGCTCCCGACCGTCTCCCTCACGCCTCCCTCCGGCGTACCCACCGAAGGACTCACCCATGCCTCCGGGATGTTCGAAACCATCCTCCAGGGACTCAGCGTCACCCAGTCCGGCCCCGACGGCACTCCGGTACGCATTCTCCCCATCGACATCTATGGGGGCCGTTCGCAAACCTCCACTTTCGAGCTGGCCCAGGGCATCGTCGCCGCCCTCGAACGAGGCGCGGACATCCTCAACCTCAGTCTCAGCGGCCCGAACCCCAGTCCCGTCGTACAGGATGTCCTCCGCCAGGCCTCCGCCGCCGGGGTGCTGGCGTTCGCCGCACCCGGAAATCAGCCCACCGGCACCCCCACCTACCCCGCCGCCTACCCGGATGTCCTCGCCGTCACCGCCAGCGATCACCGCGGTCAAATCGCCCCCTACGCCAATCGGGGAACATTCGTGGATCTCATCGCCCCCGGCACCTCCATCGTTCCCCACGCCGGCGAAGCCTTCGTCGTCCAGGGCACCTCCGTCTCGACCGCCTACGCCAGCGGCCTCGCCGCCGGCCTCCTCGCCCAACCCAACACATCGCCCTCCACCGTCACCACCCACCTGCACGACCGCATCGGCTTCCGTCACCTGCCGCCGTAA
- a CDS encoding prepilin-type N-terminal cleavage/methylation domain-containing protein, whose translation MHSRCPSPAPRRGFTLIELLVVIAIIAILASLLLPALAKAKEKGKSASCINSLRQMGIAQKVYSSDYDERYVHTFQVRGANVFRKAWFNFLQPYQQTTNLLLCPNKTKKFREAIAMYPSDQQDHAVSNYAMNFRLGGCDWPGSWDVRDWPPLRDSAVRSPSSTVHLTDGGSRPVNTPDPFRCVTPASPEKPGCWIVHDPRHDAPCTGCVTSPGDPNWGGPHLRHNQRSNVLFADSHVSVRRASEWYWSDTPWLKPDVGGAGL comes from the coding sequence ATGCATTCCCGCTGCCCGTCGCCCGCCCCCAGACGCGGTTTCACCCTCATCGAACTGCTCGTGGTGATCGCCATCATCGCGATCCTCGCCAGCCTGCTCCTGCCGGCCCTCGCCAAGGCCAAGGAAAAGGGGAAGTCCGCGTCCTGCATCAATAGCCTCCGCCAGATGGGCATCGCCCAGAAGGTGTACTCCAGCGACTACGACGAACGCTATGTCCACACCTTCCAGGTCCGCGGTGCCAACGTCTTCCGCAAAGCCTGGTTCAACTTCCTGCAGCCCTACCAGCAGACCACCAACCTCCTCCTCTGCCCGAACAAGACGAAGAAGTTCCGCGAGGCCATCGCCATGTATCCCAGCGATCAGCAGGATCATGCGGTCTCCAACTACGCCATGAACTTCCGCCTGGGCGGCTGCGACTGGCCCGGAAGCTGGGATGTCCGGGATTGGCCCCCCCTCCGCGATTCCGCCGTCCGCAGCCCCTCGTCCACAGTCCACCTCACCGATGGCGGCTCCCGCCCCGTCAACACCCCCGACCCCTTCCGCTGCGTCACCCCGGCCTCTCCCGAAAAACCCGGCTGCTGGATCGTCCATGACCCCCGTCACGATGCTCCCTGCACCGGTTGCGTCACCTCCCCCGGCGATCCCAACTGGGGCGGCCCCCACCTCCGACATAATCAACGCAGCAACGTCCTCTTCGCCGATTCCCACGTCTCCGTCCGCCGCGCCTCCGAATGGTACTGGTCGGATACCCCCTGGCTCAAACCCGACGTCGGCGGCGCCGGCCTCTGA